A segment of the Catenuloplanes nepalensis genome:
GTACGACGCGAAGTATCTGCCGGTCGCGCGACGCCTCGACGGCTCGATGCACGACTGGTGACCCGCGCGCATCTGTCCCGGGCCACGATGACGGACACCTCTCCACCGGTTGCCCGGCACGCTGCACCCGGCCGACGACGCGGCCGAGTGAGCGGGGCGTGGTCAGTGCCGGTGTGCCGTGACGAACGCCCGGCTCGCGATCGGATGCGGTGAAATCCACGCTCGGACGCGAATGGTGACGTTAGATAGGGTAAATCTACCTACAAGGGTGTAAAAGTGACTAACTCACGTAGCTTTCGGGCCGTACCGGCGATGCTTGTCGTGTTCTCGTCTTTGTTGTTCGCCGGTGGTCCGGCGTCTGCGGCGCCCGATGCCGTCGGGCACGTGCGGGAGGGCGTGGTGGTGACCGGGACCGGTGCGGTGTTCGGAGAGCCCGATGTGCTCACCGCGAACCTCGCGGTGGAGACGAGCGCGGCCACGGTCGCGGCGGCGCTGGACGGCGCGAACGCGGCGGCGACCAGGGTGCGGGACGCGCTCGTGCGCGGCGGCGTGGCAAAAGCCGACCTGCAGACCTCGGACGTCACGGTGGCCGCGAAGGTCGGCGAGGGCAAGGACGTGACCGGCTACACCGCGGGTCAGGGGCTCACCGCGACGATCCGGGACCTGCCGGGCGCCGGGGTGCTCATGTCCGCGG
Coding sequences within it:
- a CDS encoding SIMPL domain-containing protein — its product is MREGVVVTGTGAVFGEPDVLTANLAVETSAATVAAALDGANAAATRVRDALVRGGVAKADLQTSDVTVAAKVGEGKDVTGYTAGQGLTATIRDLPGAGVLMSAAVAAGGDAARLNGVSFSIADPAPLLDRAREKAFTDARGKAELYARQAGRSLGRVVRVSEDSPVLHGSAPNYGLAADSAVPIEPGRQQLSATVTVEWSFQP